The Manihot esculenta cultivar AM560-2 chromosome 1, M.esculenta_v8, whole genome shotgun sequence genome has a window encoding:
- the LOC110621921 gene encoding nucleoprotein TPR, which yields METPSSTKRVTRSQTLAALNNNNIPISRKIEDSEKGASTRRQQQDRSALIDITNDSPIVGLAMGSLETPSSAIVKQRSNRVKNTPGSGEALLRGQVKTLLQKVEEEAELSKISLEHRPVVHVQGFVSSPMGLLAPTPANTPQVHDLSEDDRSISSTPLPVVEENICQVVSDIFDGRKEESLESQKSLTRSLMLDFSEKSEITDSSSECSSVVTTCKVDNPSTTDDDSASNWSIQVNASTHDEDEEEEEIEEEAEEEEDYDPCDYEEGDDGGLLEALCEGIGKIRVSECNTAAAKFTGKHTRFRYNSDDEIVEEEVVEAAGSSSGVLHLKGLPTPKGKHLYFPEEEEV from the exons ATGGAGACTCCATCATCGACAAAAAGAGTCACAAGATCGCAgactcttgctgctcttaacaACAACAATATTCCCATTTCAA GGAAGATTGAAGATTCAGAGAAGGGTGCTTCAACAAGAAGACAACAACAAGATCGCTCTGCACTTATTGATATAACCAACGATTCACCGATCGTTGGACTTGCAATGGGCAGCTTAGAGACACCTTCATCAGCCATAGTGAAGCAAAGAAGCAATAGAGTCAAGAATACGCCTGGCTCTGGAGAGGCATTGCTTAGAGGTCAGGTGAAAACCCTGTTGCAGAAagttgaagaagaggctgagcTGTCAAAGATCTCACTAGAACATCGTCCCGTTGTCCATGTTCAAGGATTTGTCAGTTCTCCAATGGGACTGCTTGCTCCAACTCCTGCTAATACACCGCAAGTCCATGATCTTTCTGAAGACGATCGAAGTATTAGTAGCACGCCGTTGCCAGTAGTTGAAGAGAACATTTGTCAG GTGGTGAGTGATATCTTTGATGGGAGAAAGGAAGAGAGCCTTGAATCTCAAAAGAGTCTAACAAGGTCTTTAATGCTTGACTTCTCTGAAAAATCTGAAATCACGGACTCATCATCAGAATGCTCCTCTGTAGTGACCACTTGCAAAGTGGACAATCCATCCACAACAGATGATGACAGTGCCTCTAACTGGTCTATTCAGGTTAATGCAAGCACCCATGATGAAGACGAGGAGGAGGAAGAAATTGAAGAAGAAgcggaagaagaagaagattatGATCCTTGTGATTATGAAGAAGGTGATGATGGAGGACTGCTTGAAGCACTGTGCGAAGGCATTGGCAAGATAAGGGTGAGTGAGTGCAATACGGCGGCTGCTAAGTTCACGGGGAAGCATACAAGATTTAGGTACAACAGTGATGATGAAATTGTTGAAGAAGAAGTAGTAGAAGCTGCCGGTTCATCATCAGGTGTTTTGCATTTGAAGGGTCTGCCAACTCCCAAGGGGAAGCATCTCTACTTTCCTGAGGAAGAAGAAGTTTGA